In Clostridium sp. JN-1, one genomic interval encodes:
- a CDS encoding hemolysin III family protein, whose protein sequence is MKKLFREPVNGFTHLFGAIVSFIGLILLIVKTLLTYPSNNLKLTAVIIFGLSLIFLYTASSIYHLINSTDKVIKFFRRLDHSMIFVLIAGTYTPICLIALTGKLRWVIFIAIWTMAAVGILFKMIWFNMPRWLSTLFYIAMGWFVVLFISPVYQVINLKGMLWLVLGGIFYTVGGIIYACKWPRLNFRKLGFHEIFHIFVLLGSFSHYICILEYVV, encoded by the coding sequence ATGAAAAAACTTTTTAGAGAACCCGTGAATGGATTTACTCATCTATTTGGTGCAATTGTGTCATTTATAGGATTGATTTTACTCATTGTCAAAACATTACTAACATATCCTTCAAATAATTTAAAACTAACTGCAGTAATAATATTTGGTTTAAGTTTAATTTTCTTGTATACTGCAAGTTCAATTTATCACCTTATAAATTCAACAGATAAAGTCATAAAATTTTTTAGAAGGCTTGATCATTCCATGATTTTTGTACTTATTGCAGGAACTTATACTCCAATATGTCTTATTGCACTTACAGGCAAACTTCGCTGGGTAATTTTTATAGCCATATGGACAATGGCTGCAGTAGGTATATTATTTAAAATGATATGGTTTAATATGCCAAGGTGGTTATCAACTTTATTTTATATTGCAATGGGTTGGTTTGTAGTATTATTTATTTCTCCTGTTTATCAGGTAATCAACCTAAAGGGTATGTTATGGTTAGTCTTAGGTGGAATATTCTATACAGTTGGTGGAATTATATATGCTTGCAAATGGCCAAGGCTTAACTTTAGGAAACTTGGATTCCATGAGATCTTTCACATATTTGTACTTTTAGGAAGTTTTAGTCACTACATATGTATTCTTGAATATGTAGTATAA
- a CDS encoding DUF1836 domain-containing protein encodes MEDIKKNILESIEELNLDQEIELADIPKLDLYMDQVITLFESSLSGTKRNENDKLLTKTMINNYTKDKILMPIKNKKYSRNHIIMMILLYNLKQILSISDIKFLLNKIVVDSNSQKDIKLDSLYQVFLDIKKAGENEFKKGIERKIDLILEESKKLDQDGEYEKLLLVVLMLINNANIQRRAAEKIIDKYFRQS; translated from the coding sequence ATGGAGGATATTAAGAAGAATATATTAGAAAGCATTGAAGAATTAAATTTAGATCAAGAAATTGAACTTGCAGATATACCAAAATTGGATTTATATATGGATCAAGTAATAACTTTGTTTGAGAGCAGTTTAAGTGGAACCAAACGTAATGAAAATGATAAACTTTTAACTAAAACTATGATCAATAATTATACTAAGGATAAAATACTTATGCCAATTAAAAATAAGAAGTATTCTAGAAATCATATAATAATGATGATACTCTTATATAACTTAAAACAAATTTTATCTATAAGTGATATAAAGTTTTTACTAAACAAAATAGTAGTAGATTCAAATTCACAAAAGGATATCAAATTAGATTCGCTGTATCAAGTATTTTTAGATATTAAAAAAGCAGGTGAAAATGAATTTAAAAAGGGAATTGAACGAAAAATAGATTTAATTTTAGAAGAGTCAAAAAAACTTGATCAAGATGGAGAGTATGAAAAACTACTACTTGTAGTTTTAATGCTTATAAATAATGCAAATATACAGAGAAGAGCAGCTGAAAAGATAATAGACAAATACTTCAGACAATCATAA
- a CDS encoding DNA topoisomerase III, which yields MGKILVLAEKPSVGREIARVLKCRKKENGYIEGDKYIVTWALGHLVTLADPEAYDDKYKTWKLEDLPMLPKYLKLVVIKQTGKQFNVVKAQLNRKDVAEIVIATDAGREGELVARWIIEKARIDKPIKRLWISSQTDRAIKEGFRNLRPSSQYDNLYRAARSRAEADWIVGLNVTRALTCKHNAQLSAGRVQTPTLAMIVHREEEIKNFKPKDYYSITGNVNGYTLQWQNGKGHFNTFDEDFAKKVVSKVNAQTGKVVDIIKSDKKKYSPALYDLTELQRDCNKFFSFSAKQTLSIMQRLYENYKLLTYPRTDSRYISADIVPTIPDRLKAISVGSYSKFTMEIMKRKIRANKSFVDDSKVSDHHAIIPTEEMINLSNLSNEERKVYDLVVKRFLSVMLTPFEYVQTTVKVEVNGENFLASGKIIKSKGWKAVYDKDEGFDHNDELHENELKEQVLPEINKGDSIKLTAVKMHNGQTKPPARFNEGTLLSAMENPQKYINMNKEYAKTLGETGGLGTVATRADIIEKLFNTFYIEKKGKEIIPTSKGKQLVELVPEDLKSPLLTAKWETELDLISKGKLNDKKFIGNMRNYSSKLVEDVKESSDKFRHDNLSGTKCPECGKYMLEVNGKHGRMLVCQDRTCGHRENLARLTNVRCPNCHKKLELRGHGQGQIYVCTTCSFREKYSSFQKRFKENNNKLNKRDVNKYMNKMKKENAAPINSALADALAKLNLK from the coding sequence ATGGGAAAAATATTAGTTTTAGCAGAAAAACCATCAGTAGGAAGAGAAATTGCTAGGGTATTAAAGTGCAGAAAGAAAGAAAATGGATATATTGAAGGAGATAAATATATTGTAACATGGGCACTTGGGCACTTAGTTACATTAGCAGATCCGGAAGCTTATGATGATAAATATAAAACGTGGAAATTAGAAGATTTACCGATGCTTCCAAAATATTTGAAGTTAGTAGTCATAAAGCAAACAGGTAAACAATTTAATGTGGTAAAAGCACAATTAAATAGAAAGGATGTAGCGGAAATTGTTATTGCTACAGATGCTGGAAGAGAAGGAGAATTGGTAGCAAGGTGGATAATTGAAAAGGCAAGGATAGATAAGCCTATAAAAAGACTTTGGATTTCATCTCAAACAGATAGAGCTATTAAAGAAGGCTTTAGAAATCTAAGACCTTCATCACAATATGATAACTTATATAGAGCGGCTAGATCCCGTGCAGAAGCAGATTGGATTGTAGGACTTAACGTTACTAGGGCATTAACTTGCAAGCATAATGCTCAGCTTTCAGCAGGAAGAGTTCAAACTCCAACACTTGCTATGATTGTTCATAGAGAAGAAGAAATTAAAAATTTTAAACCAAAGGATTATTACAGTATAACTGGAAATGTTAATGGATATACTCTTCAGTGGCAAAATGGTAAAGGACATTTTAATACTTTTGATGAAGACTTTGCAAAAAAGGTTGTATCAAAGGTTAATGCTCAAACTGGAAAAGTAGTTGATATAATAAAAAGTGATAAGAAAAAATATTCACCAGCACTTTATGATTTAACAGAACTTCAAAGGGATTGTAATAAGTTTTTTAGCTTTTCAGCAAAGCAGACACTTTCTATAATGCAGAGGTTATATGAAAATTATAAATTATTAACTTATCCAAGGACGGATTCAAGATATATTTCAGCTGATATAGTACCTACAATTCCAGATAGATTGAAAGCAATATCAGTAGGAAGTTATAGCAAGTTTACTATGGAAATCATGAAAAGGAAAATAAGGGCAAATAAAAGCTTTGTAGATGATAGTAAGGTCTCAGATCACCATGCAATAATTCCAACGGAAGAAATGATTAATCTTTCAAACCTAAGCAATGAAGAAAGAAAAGTGTATGATTTAGTGGTTAAGAGATTTTTAAGTGTTATGCTCACTCCTTTTGAGTATGTGCAAACAACTGTAAAGGTAGAAGTTAATGGAGAGAACTTTTTAGCTAGCGGAAAGATAATTAAATCAAAGGGATGGAAAGCTGTATATGATAAAGATGAAGGCTTTGATCACAATGATGAGCTGCATGAAAATGAATTAAAAGAACAAGTACTTCCAGAGATAAATAAGGGAGATAGTATAAAACTTACAGCAGTTAAAATGCATAATGGACAGACTAAACCACCTGCAAGATTTAATGAAGGAACATTGTTATCTGCTATGGAAAATCCGCAGAAATATATTAATATGAATAAAGAATATGCAAAAACCTTAGGGGAAACAGGAGGACTTGGAACAGTTGCTACAAGAGCAGATATAATTGAAAAATTATTTAATACTTTCTATATAGAGAAAAAAGGTAAGGAAATAATTCCAACTTCTAAAGGAAAACAGCTTGTAGAATTGGTACCAGAAGATTTAAAGTCACCACTATTAACTGCAAAATGGGAAACTGAATTAGATTTAATAAGTAAGGGAAAATTAAATGATAAAAAGTTCATAGGTAATATGAGAAATTATTCTTCAAAACTTGTGGAAGATGTTAAGGAAAGCAGCGATAAATTTAGACATGACAATTTATCAGGAACAAAATGTCCTGAATGCGGCAAGTATATGCTTGAGGTAAATGGAAAACATGGAAGAATGCTTGTGTGCCAAGATAGAACCTGCGGTCATAGGGAAAATTTGGCGCGATTAACCAATGTTCGCTGTCCGAACTGTCATAAAAAGCTGGAACTAAGAGGTCATGGACAAGGTCAAATTTATGTTTGCACAACCTGCAGCTTTAGAGAAAAGTATTCATCTTTCCAAAAGAGGTTTAAAGAAAACAATAATAAGTTAAATAAGAGAGATGTAAACAAGTATATGAATAAGATGAAAAAAGAAAATGCAGCTCCAATAAATTCAGCACTAGCAGATGCTTTAGCTAAATTAAATTTAAAATAA
- a CDS encoding amino acid permease, giving the protein MDKDNKKLSWNNLALMAFVSVWGFGNVVNGFATQGMKVVVSWILMFALYFVPYALMVGEMGSTFKDSKGGVSSWIKTTSGTKLAFFAGWTYWVVHIPYLAQKPQSVLIALGWAVNQNGTLVKNMNPMILQSVSLVVFLLFLWVSSKGINAIKRIGTAAGMSMFIMSILYIILALAAPAITTAHTYHIDFSIKALMPDFSFDYLTSLAILVFAVGGCEKISPYVNNMKNPSKDFPKGMIALAIMVAVTALLGTFAMGMMFDPNNIPKDLMMNGAYYSFQKLGQYYGLGNFFLVIYAIANALAQISALVFSIDAPIKVLLADADNRFVPKALTKVNENGTPVNGYKLTAVLVGIIIIIPALGIGNMTSLFNWLLRLNAVVMPLRYLWVFFAYMALKKAAKGKFQATYQFTKNKTAGFLIGLWCFAFTAFACIMGMFPKDVVTFSGGWYFQMTLNILTPIVLLGLGLILPAVAKRTNKEKFENRSA; this is encoded by the coding sequence ATGGACAAAGACAACAAGAAGTTAAGCTGGAATAACCTTGCATTAATGGCATTTGTGAGTGTTTGGGGATTCGGAAATGTTGTAAACGGTTTTGCAACCCAGGGTATGAAAGTGGTTGTTTCATGGATATTAATGTTCGCATTATACTTCGTACCATATGCATTAATGGTTGGAGAAATGGGTTCTACTTTTAAAGACAGTAAGGGTGGAGTAAGCTCATGGATCAAAACAACATCTGGTACGAAATTGGCCTTTTTTGCTGGTTGGACATACTGGGTAGTTCATATTCCATACTTAGCTCAAAAACCGCAAAGTGTATTAATAGCTTTAGGATGGGCTGTTAACCAAAATGGAACTCTAGTTAAAAACATGAATCCAATGATTCTGCAGTCAGTGAGTTTAGTTGTTTTTTTATTGTTTTTATGGGTATCATCAAAGGGTATAAATGCAATAAAGAGAATTGGTACTGCAGCAGGCATGTCAATGTTTATCATGTCAATTCTTTATATAATACTAGCATTAGCAGCACCAGCTATAACCACAGCTCATACATACCACATTGACTTCAGCATAAAGGCATTAATGCCGGACTTTAGCTTTGATTATTTAACAAGTTTAGCTATATTAGTATTTGCAGTTGGCGGATGTGAAAAGATATCACCATATGTAAACAACATGAAAAATCCTTCAAAGGACTTCCCTAAGGGAATGATAGCTCTTGCAATAATGGTTGCTGTAACAGCATTACTTGGTACATTTGCAATGGGAATGATGTTTGACCCAAATAATATTCCAAAAGACTTAATGATGAATGGTGCATACTATTCATTCCAAAAGTTAGGACAATATTATGGATTGGGAAACTTTTTCTTGGTAATATATGCAATCGCAAACGCACTAGCTCAAATTTCAGCTTTAGTATTCTCAATAGATGCTCCAATAAAAGTTTTATTAGCTGATGCTGATAATAGGTTTGTACCAAAAGCATTAACTAAGGTCAATGAAAATGGCACACCAGTTAACGGATATAAGTTAACTGCAGTACTGGTTGGAATAATTATAATAATACCTGCACTTGGAATAGGTAATATGACATCATTATTTAACTGGTTATTAAGATTAAATGCAGTAGTTATGCCATTAAGATACTTATGGGTATTCTTTGCATACATGGCATTAAAGAAAGCTGCAAAAGGCAAGTTCCAAGCAACTTATCAGTTTACCAAAAATAAGACAGCTGGATTCTTAATAGGATTATGGTGTTTTGCATTTACAGCTTTTGCTTGTATAATGGGTATGTTCCCTAAGGATGTTGTAACTTTCTCAGGCGGATGGTACTTCCAAATGACACTTAATATATTAACTCCAATTGTATTATTAGGATTAGGATTAATACTGCCAGCAGTAGCTAAGAGAACAAATAAAGAAAAATTTGAAAATAGATCAGCATAA
- the aspS gene encoding aspartate--tRNA(Asn) ligase has translation MERIYIEDIRKSKVDRVLLRGWVHKVKEFKDFGFVQLRDKTGVIQLVVDKDRLKGLRLEMSVEVTGTKVENTKAIGGVEVKVYSIEVLGKTYYDMLPIPVNEYKNSAHLETELDYRYISLRAPKVRATFKVQEEITTAFRDYLKANKFSEIYTPKIIASGTEGGSELFTVNYFDNRAFLAQSPQFYKQMMVGAGFERVFEIGHAYRAELHNTWRHLNEYVSLDAEMGFIKDENDIMDLEEGFINYLFGHLKKTCQKELEMYDVNLPEKVEIPRIPLAEAHKILLDKYGKRSPVGNIDAEGEVLISKYVKETYDTDFVFLTEYPIAKRPMYTMPDGKGNTRSFDLIYKGLEITTGGQRINDYEMLKENIKKFGFNPDDYGFYLESFRYGMPPHGGFAIGLERITIKILNLQNVREASTFPRDMKRIEP, from the coding sequence ATGGAAAGAATATATATAGAAGATATTAGAAAATCAAAAGTAGATCGAGTTTTATTAAGAGGATGGGTGCACAAAGTAAAAGAATTTAAAGATTTTGGATTTGTACAATTAAGAGACAAAACTGGAGTAATACAATTAGTAGTTGACAAAGATAGATTAAAAGGCTTAAGGCTAGAAATGAGCGTTGAGGTTACTGGAACTAAAGTTGAAAATACTAAGGCAATAGGTGGAGTTGAAGTTAAAGTTTATAGTATAGAGGTTCTCGGAAAAACTTATTATGATATGCTTCCAATTCCAGTTAATGAATATAAAAATTCAGCACATCTTGAAACAGAACTTGATTACAGATATATAAGCTTAAGAGCACCAAAAGTAAGGGCAACATTTAAAGTTCAAGAGGAGATAACAACAGCTTTTAGGGATTATCTAAAAGCAAATAAATTTTCAGAAATATATACTCCTAAAATAATAGCTTCTGGTACAGAAGGTGGTTCAGAGTTATTTACAGTAAATTATTTTGACAACAGAGCATTCCTTGCACAAAGTCCCCAATTTTATAAGCAAATGATGGTAGGTGCTGGATTTGAAAGAGTATTTGAAATAGGTCATGCTTATAGAGCTGAACTTCATAACACGTGGAGACATTTAAATGAGTATGTAAGTTTAGATGCAGAAATGGGATTTATAAAAGATGAAAATGACATAATGGACTTGGAAGAAGGATTTATAAACTACCTATTTGGACATCTTAAAAAGACTTGTCAAAAGGAACTTGAAATGTATGATGTAAATCTTCCAGAAAAAGTTGAAATACCAAGAATTCCTCTTGCAGAAGCACATAAAATTTTGCTTGATAAATATGGGAAAAGGTCTCCTGTAGGAAACATCGATGCTGAAGGTGAAGTTTTAATTTCAAAGTATGTAAAGGAAACTTATGATACCGATTTTGTATTTTTAACAGAGTACCCAATAGCTAAGAGACCTATGTATACAATGCCTGATGGCAAAGGAAATACTAGAAGTTTTGATTTGATTTATAAGGGACTTGAAATAACAACTGGCGGACAGAGAATTAATGATTACGAAATGTTAAAGGAAAATATAAAGAAATTTGGATTTAACCCTGATGACTACGGATTTTATCTTGAAAGTTTTAGATATGGAATGCCTCCACACGGTGGATTTGCTATAGGACTTGAGAGAATAACTATAAAAATATTAAACCTTCAAAATGTAAGAGAAGCTTCAACATTTCCTAGGGATATGAAGAGAATAGAACCTTAA
- the gatC gene encoding Asp-tRNA(Asn)/Glu-tRNA(Gln) amidotransferase subunit GatC — protein MVSVDEVKYIAKLAKLKFKDEEAEKMAKEFEAILGYFKTIDKFDLSGVNLNKYDDSLESVVREDKKEVFEDKEKLFSNIKSKRETYIEVPKIIE, from the coding sequence ATGGTAAGTGTAGATGAAGTTAAATATATAGCTAAATTGGCAAAGCTTAAATTTAAAGATGAAGAAGCAGAAAAGATGGCAAAAGAATTTGAAGCTATATTAGGATATTTTAAGACAATAGATAAATTTGACTTAAGCGGTGTAAATTTAAATAAGTACGATGACAGCTTAGAGTCAGTTGTAAGAGAAGATAAAAAAGAAGTATTTGAAGATAAAGAAAAATTATTTTCTAATATAAAGAGCAAAAGGGAAACTTATATCGAAGTTCCTAAAATCATTGAATAG
- the gatA gene encoding Asp-tRNA(Asn)/Glu-tRNA(Gln) amidotransferase subunit GatA, which yields MKIQSMTAYEIKKGIEEKRFTSEEIVTELFKKIKEVDPKVNGYINLCEEKALAKAREIDKRIKLGEKVGKLAGVPIAIKDNICTDGVKTTCASKMLEDFIPPYDATVIKKLKAEDAVIIGKTNMDEFAMGSSTENSAFMTTKNPWDLKRVPGGSSGGSAAVVASGIAPLALGSDTGGSIRQPASFCGVVGLKPTYGLVSRFGLIAFASSLDQIGPFGKTVEDCAFTLNVISGYDPMDSTSAKKCPSVDYLNCLDGDVKGMKIGVPKEFFKKGLNSEIEAAVKNVVSKLKGMGAQVEEISLPITEEGLSSYYIISSAEASSNLARYDGIRYGYRSKNYESVDELMEMSRTESFGAEVKRRIMLGTYALSSGYYDAYYNRAQKLRRKIGEQFKETFKKYDLILSPTSPVLPFLSGEKKDNPLEMYLADIYTVNINLAGVPAISLPCAFSKDNLPIGIQIIGPHFGEGKIFKLAYALEKELKIDTLAIK from the coding sequence ATGAAAATACAGTCTATGACGGCTTATGAAATAAAAAAAGGTATAGAAGAAAAAAGGTTTACTTCAGAAGAAATTGTTACAGAGCTTTTTAAGAAAATAAAAGAAGTAGATCCCAAAGTAAATGGATATATAAATTTGTGCGAAGAAAAAGCTCTTGCAAAAGCTAGAGAAATTGATAAAAGGATAAAGCTAGGAGAAAAGGTTGGGAAACTTGCAGGAGTTCCTATAGCTATAAAAGATAATATATGTACAGATGGCGTAAAAACTACATGTGCTTCTAAAATGTTAGAAGACTTTATTCCACCTTATGATGCAACTGTAATTAAAAAATTAAAAGCAGAAGATGCTGTTATAATAGGAAAGACGAATATGGATGAATTTGCAATGGGATCTTCTACAGAAAATTCAGCTTTTATGACTACCAAGAATCCATGGGATTTAAAAAGAGTCCCTGGTGGTTCTTCAGGTGGTTCAGCAGCAGTAGTTGCATCAGGAATTGCACCTTTAGCACTTGGATCAGATACTGGTGGCTCAATACGCCAGCCAGCATCATTTTGTGGAGTGGTTGGTTTAAAACCAACATATGGTTTGGTCTCAAGATTTGGTCTTATAGCTTTTGCATCATCACTTGATCAAATAGGACCTTTTGGAAAAACAGTAGAAGATTGTGCATTCACACTAAATGTAATATCTGGGTATGATCCAATGGACAGTACAAGTGCAAAAAAGTGCCCTAGTGTAGATTACTTAAACTGCTTAGATGGTGATGTAAAGGGTATGAAAATAGGAGTTCCAAAGGAGTTCTTTAAAAAGGGATTGAATTCTGAAATAGAAGCAGCAGTTAAAAATGTTGTATCAAAACTTAAAGGTATGGGTGCACAAGTTGAGGAAATATCACTTCCTATAACTGAAGAAGGACTTTCTTCATATTATATAATATCTTCAGCGGAGGCAAGTTCAAATCTAGCAAGATATGACGGCATAAGATATGGATATAGAAGCAAGAACTATGAGAGTGTAGATGAATTAATGGAAATGTCAAGAACAGAAAGTTTTGGCGCTGAAGTAAAGAGAAGAATTATGCTTGGAACTTATGCACTTTCATCTGGATACTATGATGCATATTATAACAGAGCACAAAAGCTTAGGAGAAAGATTGGGGAGCAGTTTAAAGAGACTTTTAAAAAATATGATTTGATTTTAAGCCCAACTTCTCCGGTACTTCCTTTCTTAAGTGGGGAAAAGAAAGATAACCCATTAGAAATGTATCTTGCGGATATATATACTGTAAATATAAACCTAGCAGGAGTGCCGGCAATTTCGCTGCCTTGTGCTTTTAGTAAAGATAATCTTCCAATAGGTATACAGATTATAGGCCCTCACTTTGGAGAAGGTAAAATATTTAAATTAGCATATGCGCTTGAGAAGGAATTGAAAATAGATACTTTGGCAATTAAATAG
- the gatB gene encoding Asp-tRNA(Asn)/Glu-tRNA(Gln) amidotransferase subunit GatB, producing the protein MKTYETIIGLEIHAELNTNTKIFCNCSTEFGAEPNAHTCPVCMGLPGTLPVLNKEVVKLAIKAGKILGCKINKVNKMDRKNYFYPDLPKAYQISQYDLPICSGGSLEFELDGVKKKVRLNRIHIEEDAGKLVHLADEPVSLIDYNRVGVPLAEIVTEPDLRSPKEAVAFMKTLRSMLQYGEISDCKMEQGSLRCDANISMREVGSDKFNCKVEIKNLSSFRELQKALEKEEKRQRELYNFGEEFKIKQETRRWDAGKGKTVAMRSKEDANDYRYFPDPDLAPIIIKDDQIEEIKNTIPELPKDKKIRFMENYKLGEKEANILIDDKALGEFYEDTVKCGADPKTTANWILVDVLRILKEKEMDSSLMSLKPEKLYKLIKLVENGKISATAAKEVFDDMFESGKDPEDIVKEKGLTQISSSDVLDEIVGKVLGENPKSVEDYKSGKTQAAGYLVGQVMKASKGKANPKLARELIIKKLK; encoded by the coding sequence ATGAAGACTTATGAAACTATAATAGGATTGGAAATACATGCAGAATTAAATACAAATACGAAGATATTTTGTAATTGTTCTACAGAATTTGGAGCAGAGCCAAATGCTCACACATGCCCTGTATGTATGGGATTACCGGGTACTCTCCCAGTTTTGAATAAAGAAGTTGTAAAACTTGCCATAAAAGCAGGAAAGATTTTAGGCTGTAAAATAAATAAAGTAAACAAGATGGATAGGAAAAATTACTTTTATCCTGACCTTCCAAAGGCATATCAGATTTCCCAATATGATCTTCCAATATGCAGCGGTGGTTCATTAGAATTTGAATTGGATGGTGTTAAGAAGAAAGTTCGTTTAAATAGAATACATATTGAGGAAGATGCTGGTAAATTAGTCCACCTTGCAGATGAACCAGTATCACTTATAGACTATAACCGTGTAGGAGTACCTCTTGCGGAAATTGTTACTGAGCCTGATCTTAGATCTCCAAAGGAAGCAGTAGCTTTTATGAAGACACTTAGATCAATGCTTCAATATGGAGAAATTTCAGATTGTAAAATGGAACAAGGTTCTCTTAGATGTGATGCCAATATATCAATGAGGGAAGTTGGCAGTGATAAATTTAACTGCAAAGTTGAAATTAAAAATTTGAGCTCGTTTAGAGAACTTCAAAAAGCACTTGAAAAAGAAGAAAAACGTCAAAGAGAACTTTATAATTTTGGAGAAGAATTTAAAATAAAGCAGGAAACGAGAAGATGGGATGCAGGAAAAGGTAAGACTGTAGCTATGAGAAGCAAAGAAGATGCAAATGACTACAGATATTTTCCAGATCCTGACTTAGCACCTATAATAATAAAAGATGATCAAATAGAAGAAATAAAAAATACTATACCAGAACTTCCTAAAGATAAAAAGATAAGGTTTATGGAAAATTATAAATTAGGAGAAAAGGAAGCAAACATACTAATTGATGATAAGGCACTTGGAGAATTTTACGAAGATACAGTTAAATGTGGTGCAGATCCTAAGACAACTGCTAATTGGATTTTGGTAGATGTTTTAAGAATTCTAAAGGAAAAAGAAATGGATTCAAGCTTAATGAGTTTGAAACCAGAAAAATTATATAAACTCATTAAACTTGTTGAAAATGGAAAGATAAGTGCTACTGCAGCAAAAGAAGTATTTGATGATATGTTTGAAAGTGGTAAAGATCCAGAAGATATTGTAAAGGAAAAAGGACTTACTCAAATAAGTTCATCAGATGTTTTAGATGAAATAGTAGGGAAAGTTTTAGGCGAAAATCCTAAGTCAGTGGAAGACTATAAAAGTGGAAAAACCCAAGCAGCTGGATATTTGGTTGGACAGGTAATGAAAGCCAGCAAAGGAAAAGCAAATCCTAAGTTAGCAAGAGAACTTATAATTAAAAAACTTAAGTAA
- a CDS encoding XdhC family aldehyde oxidoreductase maturation factor — MDIYDSIYNLLKNKESFCLATILYKEGSAPREEGTKMIIKKDFSIIGTIGGGLFEASTIKLSKDVFEKKCSIVKYFNLSNKDSSFLGMVCGGKLKVLVEYLDAENEKIIEMYKNIWNFKEQSIDFVLITKIGHTGIENYDNEKWICTETSFYGNENDEIQLILKNVRENFKNVKTSVFKLGEDKYLVEPVLNHETVYIFGAGHVSQKLAQLTKMVEFKTVVLDDRIEFANKQRFKNADEVKVIHDFNNILNYIKIDKQSYIVIVTRGHAFDKEVLSQVLRTNAKYIGMIGSRTKTNYVYKKLMDEGYTKEDLARVHAPIGLQIHADTPEEIAISIVSELIKERREPKK, encoded by the coding sequence GTGGATATATATGACAGCATTTATAACCTTTTGAAAAATAAAGAAAGCTTTTGTTTAGCAACAATACTCTATAAGGAAGGGTCAGCGCCAAGAGAAGAAGGAACAAAGATGATCATAAAGAAGGATTTTTCAATTATAGGTACAATAGGAGGAGGGCTTTTTGAAGCCTCAACTATAAAATTGAGTAAAGATGTATTTGAAAAAAAGTGTTCCATTGTTAAATATTTTAATTTATCTAATAAAGACTCTTCTTTTTTAGGCATGGTGTGTGGAGGAAAGTTAAAAGTACTAGTTGAATATTTGGATGCAGAAAATGAAAAAATAATTGAAATGTATAAAAATATTTGGAATTTTAAAGAACAATCTATAGACTTTGTATTGATAACTAAAATAGGTCATACTGGAATAGAAAATTATGATAATGAAAAGTGGATTTGCACTGAAACAAGTTTTTATGGAAATGAAAATGATGAAATACAATTGATTTTGAAAAATGTAAGGGAAAATTTTAAAAATGTGAAAACAAGCGTTTTTAAATTAGGAGAAGATAAATATTTAGTTGAACCAGTATTAAATCATGAAACAGTATATATATTTGGAGCAGGACATGTATCACAAAAGTTAGCTCAATTAACAAAAATGGTTGAATTTAAAACTGTTGTTTTGGATGATCGAATAGAATTTGCAAATAAACAGAGATTTAAAAATGCAGATGAAGTTAAGGTTATACATGATTTTAATAATATCCTTAACTATATAAAGATAGATAAGCAAAGTTATATAGTGATAGTTACAAGAGGTCATGCTTTTGATAAAGAAGTTTTAAGTCAAGTACTTAGAACTAATGCAAAATATATAGGCATGATAGGAAGTAGAACTAAAACAAATTATGTATATAAAAAGCTTATGGATGAAGGATATACAAAAGAAGATTTAGCTAGAGTTCATGCACCTATAGGGCTTCAAATACATGCAGATACTCCTGAAGAAATAGCTATAAGTATAGTATCGGAACTTATTAAAGAGAGAAGAGAACCTAAAAAGTGA